The Methylomonas sp. UP202 DNA window AAATAGCCGCTACCGCAGCCCATATCCAACGCCGTTTCGGCGGGCGGCTGCCGCTGCATGAAATTGCCAAAAAACGAGCTGGTCAGTCCGAAATCGGACGGAAACACGTTTTTGGCGATTTTCAAGGTAATGCCGTCCAACTCGGTGATGTACGGCTGTTTGTCCAAGTAGTGGGAAAGCTCTTGTTTGCGAGCTTCGATGCTCATATCCAACGGATTCATAGGCGGCAAAATTGGGTAGTTGAAGGAGACTGTCGATTACTTGGGCATGCTACCGCAAATCCCGGCGCCAGCTCAAACCCGAACCTACTCGCCGTTCCGCCTCGAGCCCCGAATCGAAACACCTCCGCCACCTCCCGCGCCGCTCGCGTCGGGCGCCAATCGATGGCGGGCAATTTGCCCGGCAATTTCGGGCAAATCTCGGCTTACCGCGCGCCGCGAGGCACTTAAACTCCGCTGGTCCCGACCGAATACCGACTGGACAAACTATCCCCACCCACTTTCGAGAACATCCCGATGAACACCCATTTATTCGACGACAGCCGTATCCGCTGGCAAACCCTGGCCGGCTTCGACCACTTGCACTATTTCATTCTGCACATCGATAGCGAAGCCCAGATTATCGACGTGCTCTTTAAATTCGCCGCCGGCCAACAAATCGTGTTGCATCGCCACAAGGCGCCGAACCACATTTTCGTCATCCAAGGCGAGCACCGCCTATATCACCCCGACGGCAGCTTGAAGGAAATCCGGCCGACCGGCCGCTACACCGTCAGCCCCGCCAGCGACGAGCCGCACCGGGAAGGCGGCGGCGACATCGACGTGGTACTGTTGTTCAGCATACGCGGCTGCGGCGTGCTCTACGAAATCCTCGACGACAACGCCAACGTGATCGGCACGCTGGCAATGGCGGACTTCATCGCTTTGCACAATGCGCAACCAGCGTTAACCGATGGATAAGCACCCTGCCACCAGCTCCCGAGGCCGGGCGATCTTCGCGCGGCCATTACGATTCGGCACTGCTCAAGCGGCCTTCGTGCTAGACTCGCGCGAATTTCCAACACCGCCGAGATTAACGCCATGGCCGGAACGCGGACCAGCCACACCCACCCGCTGCAAATTGCCGAAGTGCGCGCCAGCCCGTCGCACGGACGGATCGGCATCACCTTTTGCCCCGGCAAGCACGACCGCTTTGCCCACACCGGCGTCTGGGAGCGCGATCTCGGCGTCGATTTGGACGCCATCGCCGCCTGGGGCGCCAAACTGATATTAACCCTGGTGGAACCGGCGGAACTGACCGCGCTCAAGGTTCCGCAACTCGGCCACGAAATTCGTAGACGCGGCATCGAGTGGCTGCATTTGCCGATCGCCGACTATTCGGTTCCCACCCACGCTTTCGAGCAACAATGGCTAACCCAAGGCGCCGACATCCGTCGGCGCTTACGCAAGGGCGAAGACTTGCTGGTACATTGCAAGGGTGGCCTGGGCCGGGCCGGCATGATCGCCGCGCGGCTACTGGTTGAACTAGGCATGAACCCGGAAGCGGCGATCCATGCGGTGCGCCACGCGCGCAAGGGCGCCATCGAAACCCCGGCGCAACTGGCGCTGGTCCGCCGCACCCAGCCGATCCCATAACCCGCCGACATGACTACCCTCGATACCGCCAAACTTTCACGGGTAGGCGGACAACTGGGCAGCAATCCGGCCGGCGTTTATCAAGACGGTAACGGCGGCCGACGCTATTACGTGAAGACGCTAGAATCGGCCGCCCACGCCCGCAACGAATGGCTCGCCGCCCAACTCTATCAACTGGCCGGCGCGCCGACCCTACGCTACGTGACTACTTCGGCACCGGACCAGATAGCGACCGAATGGATCGTACTGGAAAAGAAATGCCTGGCCCATTTCACCGACAGCGAGCGCGAACAAGCGCGGCAATGGTTCGGCGTGCACGCCTGGACCGCCAACTGGGACGCCGCCGGCTTCAACGGCGATAACCAAGGCGTTGCCGGCGGACAAGTCCTGACGCTGGATGTCGGCGGCGCCCTGGCCTTCCGCGCCCAGGGCGATCCCAAGGGCAAGGCGTTCGGTATCCGCGTTGACGAGCTGGACGTCTTGCGCCGCGACGACGCCAACCCTCACGCCGTCAAGCTGTTCGCCGCGATGACGCCTGAACAAATCGAACAAGCCATCCTAGTCGTCGCTCGCATTCCGGACGATGAGATTCGTCAGGTCGTCTTAGCCAGCGGCGGTTCGCCAGCGCTAGCCGACAAGATGCTCGCCCGCAAAGCCGATATGGCTCGGCGTATAGCCCGGACTGAATAACCCAGGGAACCGGAATGTCTAGCGGAGACGGCGTAATCGGAGCAATTTCTAAGCCCGGTGTAAAAAGGTCCGATTAGCGGAATTACTGAAATAGAGGAAGGCATCCTGGGTCAGAAATCGGCCAAAAGCTGCCTATCGTCATCGTTCCACCAATAGCAGGTAAGCACCTAAAAGCAGCCGCTTAACAATTTAAATCAGTCACCGCTTTCGGCGGGCGGTTGAGTTTGATTTGTTAAAATATTTCTAGTTCGCTCTAGGTAATTTTTTGCAGCTAAGAAATCCATATCTTCGTTGCTGCCCCTAGGGCCAGAATAAATATTTTTGGCGCATTCTGATTCAAGCATATTAGTGCATATATCTGGATTTATACCTCCATTAGGCAAAAAGTCTCCTTTATAGTCTAATAATTTGTATGTCGTCACAGCTAATGCATTGCCATTATGTAGGGGGAATACTGTTAAAACGAATGCGTCACCTAGCGTACGAGTTCCAACAATTTTTGCATTTCGCAAATCCCTCAAGGCTAGCGCAAAGGCCTCTGCTCCACTCGAAGTTTGACCATCTACCAATAATATAATACGATTTTTTGGAAATTTTGTAGCTGTGCCAGTTCGGATTTCAGGTTTTGGCACTTGTGTACGGTTAGATTCTTGTATCACAACTGAATCAGTAATAAATAAGTCCAAGTAAAGCCCAATTACATCTAAACTTCCTCCAGTATTACCCCTAATATCAATAACAATATCGAAGAGCGTTGGATTATATTTTAATTTTTCGGAAAAAATAGTTTCGTTTACGCGTTCAAAGCCATTATAAAAATCAACAATTCGAATATATAAAATATCGTTTTTAACTTCTTGTGCGAAAGTAATATTAGATTCATCTGTCCTGTGGAACTTGCTGTTTCGAAAGTTGTTCCGCCCAGCTTCTTGTTGGGTTGTGCCTCTAAAATCTTGCTGAAAATAAGAGCGCCCATCAATAGAAAACACCGCTCGATCAATAATACTAGTTTCGAGGGTGTTAAGATCAATATTTGAAATTAATTTAGATAAAGACTTGGCATCATTAATTATTTTATATATAAGATCCCCGATACTAAGAGGCGCATTAATATTGTACTTCATCTGTTGATTTTTATAGGAAATAACAATTTCACTTTCTGTGTGGGTAAACTTAAAATCATTATCAAAGTTACTTAACGCGGCTATGCCTTGCTTAAATATTGTCGATTGATCTATAGGCAGCAAATGCTCTTTTTCAATTTTATTAAATATCTCTGTGAGCCCCTGGGGGCCTAAAGGTTTATAGATTTGCCTATCTTTAGCCGATATAGAAAAAGATAATGGAAACGACAGAATTATAATTATTATTTGTTTTTTTAAGGCTCTATAATTCATTGTTCACATTATTTTGATAATAGGCGCTAAACAAAGTCTGGTAAGTAAATGGTCTTAAGGCGCGCACAATGGGTAGGCTCGGATTGACCTGGCTTTGATTGACCACCCACCGCAACCAAGACCTTACCCATGTAATGAATCATATAAATTTAATTGATTTTCGCGCAGACACTATTTGGCAATTATATTCTGAGCTTCAATTGATCCATGAGAGGCTGCTTTTTTATACCAAGTAAGCGCCTCATCAGAATTGACATCAAGTCCGCCAAAGCCGTTATCATACATATAACCAAGCATATATTCTGCATTTGCGAATTCCTTTTTCGCGGATAAACGAAGCCATTTGACGGCTTCTTTGAAGTCAATATTTCCAGCATAACCTTTGAAATAAAAATACCCTACTCTAAACTGAGCTGAAGGATCGCCCTGATTCGCTGCCAGACGATACCATTTTAATGCTTTATTATAATCCTGATTAACACCTAATCCATCTTCATATGCAACTGCTAAATTTACCTGCGCACCAATATTTCCCTGTTCCGCTGATTTACGTGTCCATTGGGCGGCTAGAACGAGATTCTTATTTACACCCAAACCATTTAGATATGCGTAACCAAGCTTTTGCTGTCCTTCAGCCTGACCCTGTTCAGCTCCTTGTCTGTAGTACTCTACTGCTTTGACAAGGTTTTTCTTTACCCCTTCTCCAATGAAATAGAGGTTTCCAAGTGCCACTTGCGCATCCGCCCCCCCTAGGGCGGCTCCACTTTGAAACCACTTTGCTGCAATCGATTGATTTTTAATGACTCCGCTACCAATATTGTAAGCGACACCAATCTCATAGTGCGATTCAGGAAGTCCTAAATCTGCAGCCTTATGAAACATTTTTAATGCTAACTCTTTATCTGTCTTGCCTCCATAACCCTTTGCGTAAAGTATTCCTAAATTGTGAGTTGCTTTAGGGTGGTCGTGCTCAAATGCTTTTGTATACCATTCTCTTGCTTTTATATAGCTTTGACCAACGCCTAAACCTTTTTCAAATCGATAACCTAAGTTAAATTGGGCCTCTGGGAATCCTTGTATTGCGGACTTATTGTACCAATATAGTGCATTTTCATCGCTCTGGGGTACACCATCCCCGAGAGCATATAATACTCCAAGCGCATTTTGAGATTGAGGTTCCCCTTTTTCTGCGGCCTTCTTATACCAAATTGCAGCTTCTTTGGGATCCTTTTTAGTGCCGAATCCAAAGTCATACATACTTCCCAACATATATTGCGCATTTAGTACACCTTCTACTGCAGCCTCCTTATACAATTGAAACGCTTTATCATAATCTTTATTTCCCAAGCCACCGGAATAATACAAATTGGCTAAATTGAGTTTGGCATTCGGCTCACCTAATTTGACACCCTCAAGATATAATTCCTTGGATTTTTCTATATTTATCTCTGTTCCGAAACCAAATTCGTGTAAGTAGCCTAATAACGAATAAGCCTCTATATATTTATTGTTTACAGCTTTTTCGCACCAAACTTTGGACGTGGAATAGTCTCTCTGTGTAAGTTCACCATTAGCAAATATCACTGCCATTTTATATTGGGCTTTCGGAAAACCATTATTCGCCGATGACTGATACCACTTAATAGCTAGATTCGGATTTTTTTCAACAGAATACCCGTTTTCGTATGCAAGACCTAAGTAATACTGGGATTCAGGATGGCCGGCGTTTGCAAGCCTATGAAGCTCATCCATTATAGATGCATAATTATCACCGTTAATTGCCGCTAGTATTGGCTGCCATTGTTCGTCAATAGTGTTAACTTTTATTGATTTTTCTGTATCCTTGATGTCTATATTTTCGGTTTGAACAGTTGTACAACCAGATACAAACACCATACACAACAGCGCGAAATTATAATTTTTCATTGTTCCCTAATTATTTTATTAAACTTATAAGGCATAACAAGTTATTGTCTATGTCCACATAATTTGTACACTAGGC harbors:
- a CDS encoding S41 family peptidase, with translation MNYRALKKQIIIIILSFPLSFSISAKDRQIYKPLGPQGLTEIFNKIEKEHLLPIDQSTIFKQGIAALSNFDNDFKFTHTESEIVISYKNQQMKYNINAPLSIGDLIYKIINDAKSLSKLISNIDLNTLETSIIDRAVFSIDGRSYFQQDFRGTTQQEAGRNNFRNSKFHRTDESNITFAQEVKNDILYIRIVDFYNGFERVNETIFSEKLKYNPTLFDIVIDIRGNTGGSLDVIGLYLDLFITDSVVIQESNRTQVPKPEIRTGTATKFPKNRIILLVDGQTSSGAEAFALALRDLRNAKIVGTRTLGDAFVLTVFPLHNGNALAVTTYKLLDYKGDFLPNGGINPDICTNMLESECAKNIYSGPRGSNEDMDFLAAKNYLERTRNILTNQTQPPAESGD
- a CDS encoding SEL1-like repeat protein, translated to MKNYNFALLCMVFVSGCTTVQTENIDIKDTEKSIKVNTIDEQWQPILAAINGDNYASIMDELHRLANAGHPESQYYLGLAYENGYSVEKNPNLAIKWYQSSANNGFPKAQYKMAVIFANGELTQRDYSTSKVWCEKAVNNKYIEAYSLLGYLHEFGFGTEINIEKSKELYLEGVKLGEPNAKLNLANLYYSGGLGNKDYDKAFQLYKEAAVEGVLNAQYMLGSMYDFGFGTKKDPKEAAIWYKKAAEKGEPQSQNALGVLYALGDGVPQSDENALYWYNKSAIQGFPEAQFNLGYRFEKGLGVGQSYIKAREWYTKAFEHDHPKATHNLGILYAKGYGGKTDKELALKMFHKAADLGLPESHYEIGVAYNIGSGVIKNQSIAAKWFQSGAALGGADAQVALGNLYFIGEGVKKNLVKAVEYYRQGAEQGQAEGQQKLGYAYLNGLGVNKNLVLAAQWTRKSAEQGNIGAQVNLAVAYEDGLGVNQDYNKALKWYRLAANQGDPSAQFRVGYFYFKGYAGNIDFKEAVKWLRLSAKKEFANAEYMLGYMYDNGFGGLDVNSDEALTWYKKAASHGSIEAQNIIAK
- a CDS encoding regulator; this translates as MNTHLFDDSRIRWQTLAGFDHLHYFILHIDSEAQIIDVLFKFAAGQQIVLHRHKAPNHIFVIQGEHRLYHPDGSLKEIRPTGRYTVSPASDEPHREGGGDIDVVLLFSIRGCGVLYEILDDNANVIGTLAMADFIALHNAQPALTDG
- a CDS encoding cyclin-dependent kinase inhibitor 3 family protein translates to MAGTRTSHTHPLQIAEVRASPSHGRIGITFCPGKHDRFAHTGVWERDLGVDLDAIAAWGAKLILTLVEPAELTALKVPQLGHEIRRRGIEWLHLPIADYSVPTHAFEQQWLTQGADIRRRLRKGEDLLVHCKGGLGRAGMIAARLLVELGMNPEAAIHAVRHARKGAIETPAQLALVRRTQPIP